One Tachysurus vachellii isolate PV-2020 chromosome 18, HZAU_Pvac_v1, whole genome shotgun sequence DNA segment encodes these proteins:
- the pvalb6 gene encoding parvalbumin 6 isoform X2, producing the protein MAMSSILNIDDIKKALDAFKAADSFDHKKFFEMVGLKAKSAEDVKKAFHVLDADNSGFIEEEELKFVLKGFATNGRDLTDKETKAFLKAADKDGDGKIGVEEFAALVHE; encoded by the exons ATGGCAATGAGCAGTATCCTGAACATTGATGACATTAAGAAAGCCCTGGATGCATTCAAAG CTGCTGACTCATTTGACCATAAGAAGTTCTTCGAGATGGTGGGACTGAAGGCAAAATCGGCTGAGGATGTGAAGAAGGCATTCCACGTACTGGACGCCGATAATAGCGGTTTTATAGAGGAAGAGGAGCTCAA ATTTGTGCTGAAGGGCTTTGCTACCAACGGAAGAGATCTGACTGATAAAGAAACTAAAGCCTTCTTAAAGGCAGCTGATAAAGACGGAGACGGAAAGATTGGAGTGGAAG agTTTGCTGCGCTTGTCCATGAGTAA
- the pvalb6 gene encoding parvalbumin 6 isoform X1: MAMSSILNIDDIKKALDAFKAADSFDHKKFFEMVGLKAKSAEDVKKAFHVLDADNSGFIEEEELKFVLKGFATNGRDLTDKETKAFLKAADKDGDGKIGVEGEQNMQHCRRFKQQKRC, encoded by the exons ATGGCAATGAGCAGTATCCTGAACATTGATGACATTAAGAAAGCCCTGGATGCATTCAAAG CTGCTGACTCATTTGACCATAAGAAGTTCTTCGAGATGGTGGGACTGAAGGCAAAATCGGCTGAGGATGTGAAGAAGGCATTCCACGTACTGGACGCCGATAATAGCGGTTTTATAGAGGAAGAGGAGCTCAA ATTTGTGCTGAAGGGCTTTGCTACCAACGGAAGAGATCTGACTGATAAAGAAACTAAAGCCTTCTTAAAGGCAGCTGATAAAGACGGAGACGGAAAGATTGGAGTGGAAGGTGAGCAAAATATGCAACATTGCAGGAGATTTAAACAACAGAAGAGGTGCTAG
- the baiap2l2a gene encoding brain-specific angiogenesis inhibitor 1-associated protein 2-like protein 2, producing the protein MSGLNNDQLHRSTLGIYMTLMDQFNPSLQRLVVLGNNYIQAFQALAATSEDYFSALGKMGEQAMQTMPSRLLGDILIQISENQRRLTSELAGVFHWFHNEVLQEMENNSRLDKDFIFDSKRRYEMEVRNQAMALERQLRRGGSQDGNEYVQFLKESHRDAQREQERRYRFLAEKHCGLTQSIVYLMNKTGNSLQQRAEGWKEQVNQTRGSTSRPGTTSKLDYMDVEDQGQGWAEQPLGRVPSRGPSPQPTRSRSSSFGELRGLGAGRMMRALVPHHPSSNSTLLPFSKGETITVLVKEPRNGWLYGCSESTTRQGWFPAAYVGTLEESRLPDFSSGFLRSSSSMSNLLDQSYNNRTNAPPPPPPPPPSKSNSSRSITPTSSENKRHDTYDPRPELFPRGTNPFATVKLKPTTTNDRSGPRIL; encoded by the exons ATGTCAGGACTGAACAATGACCAGCTCCATCGATCCACTCTGGGAATATATATG actctaaTGGACCAGTTCAATCCCAGTCTGCAGAGGCTGGTGGTACTCGGGAATAACTACATTCAGGCTTTCCAAG CTCTGGCTGCAACCAGCGAAGACTACTTTAGTGCTCTTGGTAAGATGGGTGAACAGGCCATGCAGACAATGCCATCCCGTTTACTAG GTGACATACTGATACAAATTTCTGAAAATCAGAGAAGACTTACCAGTGAACTTGCAGGAGtg TTTCATTGGTTCCACAATGAAGTACTTCAGGAAATGGAGAACAACAGCAGGCTGGATAAAGACTTCATATTT GACAGTAAAAGGCGCTATGAGATGGAGGTGAGGAACCAGGCGATGGCCCTGGAGAGACAGCTGAGGAGAGGGGGATCTCAG gatGGTAATGAGTATGTGCAGTTCCTGAAGGAAAGCCACAGAGATGCCCAGAGAGAACAGGAAAGAAGATATCGCTTTCTGGCTGAGAAACACTGTGGACTCACTCAATCCATTGTATATCTCATGAACAAG ACAGGGAACTCCCTACAGCAGAGAGCAGAGGGTTGGAAAGAGCAGGTGAATCAGACACGGGGCTCTACATCTCGTCCAGGCACCACATCCAAACTGGATTACATGGAC GTGGAAGATCAAGGTCAAGGGTGGGCAGAACAGCCTCTAGGCAGAGTGCCCTCCAGAG GACCATCCCCCCAACCGACTCGATCCCGCTCCAGCTCATTTGGAGAACTTCGTGGATTAGGTGCTGGTAGGATGATGCGAGCATTGGTGCCCCACCACCCATCTTCTAATTCTACCCTCTTGCCATTCTCCAAAGGAGAAACCATTACAGTACTCGTGAAAGAGCCTCGGAATGGCTGGCTGTATGGTTGTTCTGAGAGTACAACCCG aCAAGGCTGGTTTCCAGCTGCATATGTTGGTACATTGGAAGAATCTCGACTGCCTGACTTCAG CAGCGGCTTTCTTAGAAGCAGCAGTAGCATGAGCAACCTTCTTGACCAATCATATAACAACCGAACGAAtgcacctccacctcctccaccacctcctccaaGTAAATCGAACAGCTCACGCTCCATTACTCCCACTTCTTCTGAAAACAAA AGACATGACACCTATGACCCTCGACCAGAACTTTTCCCAAG AGGTACAAACCCTTTTGCAACAGTGAAGCTGAAACCCACCACAACCAACGACAGATCAGGTCCACgcatattataa